TGCTAGGGGTTACCATGTGTACTTAGCGTTAGCACATTTAGCTAAGCGGAATTATAACAGCTGTCTCCTTCATTGAGTGCTTTAAACCCGTTACTCTATttcttttaagttttaaaaacaACTGTATAACTCGGCTCTTACAGTAACGTTAAGTACATGTAACGTTAGCTAGATGTAGTTTACGTTACCTGGTGTTTCCCGCTGCTAGCGAAGCAAAATGCTAACTTATAACGTTAgctggctagctagctagctaactcgTTGTTGCTAGGTAACCATGTGTACTTAGCGTTAGCACATTTAGCTAGCTGGCTAAATAACGGATACTAGCTTTAAGTTAACGAGCTGcgctttaatttattttatgttaaaacTACGTAACGTTACCAAACTACAGATGCTTTTCTGTTTACTGAAGATCTGAACTAACTAAGCGTAgctatattaaatatatttaaagttacTATCACCTTACAACGTCAGCTTTTATGCTAGCTAACCTAGAATAATGCTATCgtctagctaactagctaacttaCATATCCATAGCTAAGCTACAGACCAACTGACATCTCTGTTAGATGAAGTGTTGAAACCTCTAATACAACGTTTTCACAGGTATCTTAATACATGAGGTAAGTCATGCTTCAAATCTGCTGTGATTAATTTTTTACTATTTCAAgttagaatattgttttattactgTAAGATGTTTTAAAAGGGAAATAATCACTAAACAAATTTTCcttcaaatttattttattatttttcagtaGTGTTGTTCAGTCTTGATGAACATTGTGCATTTTGTTTATAATGGGGGACCAACAGCCGTATTTATATCGTGTTGATATCTATggcggagtattagggccagtATTGAGGGAATTGTGATTTGAAGAGAttttattacgagaataaagtcataactttaggaggaaaaaagtcgtaatattacaagaataaagtcataactttacgagaagaaaagtcgtaatattacgagaataaattcgtaactttacgagaaaaaagttgtaatataacgagaataaagttgtaactacgagaaaaaaagttgtaatattacgagaataaagttggaactttacgagaaaagaaattgtaatattacgagaataaagtcgtaacttcacaagaaaaaaaagccgtaatattacgagaatagtcataaatttaggagaaaaaaagtcgtaatattacgagaatgaagtcataaatgtaggagaaaaaaagttgtaatattacgagaataaagtcataacttaacgaggaaaaaagtcgtaatattacgagaataaagtcgtaatattacgagaataaagtcgtaactttacgagaaaaaaaagtcgtaatattacgagaataaagttgtaaccttacgagaaaaaaagtcgtaatattatgagaataaagttgtaactttacgagaaaaaaagtcgtaatattacgagaataaagtcataactttacgagaagaaaagtcgtaatattacaagaataaagtcataactttacgagaagaaaagtcgtaatattacgagaataaattcgtaactttacgagaaaaaagttgtaatataacgagaataaagttgtaactacgagaaaaaaagttgtaatattacgagaataaagttggaactttacgagaaaagaaattgtaatattacgagaataaagtcgtaacttcacaagaaaaaaaagccgtaatattacgagaatagtcataaatttaggagaaaaaaagtcgtaatattacgagaataaagtcataaatgtaggagaaaaaaagttgtaatattacgagaataaagtcataacttaacgaggaaaaaagtcgtaatattacgagaataaagtcgtaatattacgagaataaagtcgtaactttacgagaaaaaaaagtcgtaatattacgagaataaagttgtaaccttacgagaaaaaaagtcgtaatattacgagaataaagttgtaactttacgagaaaaaaagtcgtaatattacgagaataaagtcataactttacgagaagaaaagtcgtaatattacaagaataaagtcataactttacgagaagaaaagtcgtaatattacgagaataaattcgtaactttacgagaaaaaagttgtaatataacgagaataaagttgtaactacgagaaaaaaagttgtaatattacaagaataaagttggaactttacgagaaaagaaattgtaatattacgagaataaagtcgtaacttcacaagaaaaaaagccgtaatattacgagaatagtcataaatttaggagaaaaaaagtcgtaatattacgagaataaagtcataaatgtaggagaaaaaaagttgtaatattatgagaataaagtcataaatttaggggaaaaaaatcgtaatattacgagaataaagtcataactttacgagaaaaaaagtcgtaatattaggaaaACACATTACCAGCAACCAACAAAACGGGCAAGAGGACATAGCCTGAGCCTGCTTCTGGACGGGTAGCAGCTGTTTGTCTCGGTTTATTTCTTCGGAATAAATGCAGTTTCTTgaacaatcttttcaaggtcctgatactgatgataatgtggtgctgatgtaccaaaagattaagtatttccttatttgtgaaacctaaactaaagtataacttcacaagatgctccacgttcctcattttcacacaggcaacacgctgctctatttcccctctaaaataacatgtaaaacttatgactttattctcgtaaagttatgactttattctcgaaatctcagattttcttttcctcaatgtggccataatactccgtcgtagatATCAGCCCAAAACAAGATTACAGTGAACTCAAGCCTAATGCAatagaggaaggaaaagaaaatatttttaaagaagACTCTCGAAATTAGCAGTTTTGGCAAGATTGTCAATACCATACACAGACATCATTTGAAAAGCAGCGTTGGTGGATTTTTATTTAGCTGTCTCACATCTCCATCCCATTATTTTAGCCATACATAGTTTATAATCCTAtaatttttaaaaggaaaatgtgtaggaaccctggTATATATACACTTGGACATGTACGGGCAGGACATGCTATTAGGTCATCAGGCTTGAGCtgacaggtcagaggtcatcatCAGACAAGCTTCTTGGCGATGAAGAAGTCTTTGAGTCGTTTCATCTGCCAGAAACCAACTGACAGCAGAACAGAGGTTTGCACCACGGCCCACCACAGCACTTTACTGTTGGTGCTCTCACTGATGTCACGAAACACCTCCTCTTTGTCCTGAATGAGAGGAGGGAATATaaaacagtcagaaaaaaaCTTACATTTTGTAACTTCAGAATATAGCATGTCTGATGGCATGCAGTATGATTTACTTAaattcatgctgaatgattatCCTCATTAACACGTTGATTTAATATCAGCAAGTACCACACTGCCTCTACCCTTTCCTCTGAGCTCCCCTGTTGTGCAATGTACTCACATGTACTGTCATATCATGGGATTAAAAAAACGTATTTACCCTCTGGTACTCTTGCTGCCTGATGATGAACATCATCTGATCTATGAGGTGTCTGAGGCTGTTCTCCAGAGTCTCCAGGTTGTCTTTGGTCTTGTCAGTGTTGGGTTCAATCGAGTGCTCTCCCATCTGAACGTCCAAATGTAGCTTCTGTGCAGCACAATAGAGGAAAATTAGGAAATGTCCGCAATTCACAGACTTGACTTGAGTgtgcaatataatattgtaatagtacaatactgtatgtgttgctgCATGATTCCCTCTGTttcaaattaattttctgtttgtgtctgcaggtcTCACCAGTCTCTCTCCAGCAAAGACGGCAAACCTTGTGGAGTTGGTTTGGAAGCAAAGGTAGTGCTGACCAGACGCGTGAGCTGTGAAGGTGAATTTACCAAATTTACCGTAGCGTTTGGACATCAGTATCTAGAGGGCACGAAAGACACTGTTAGGCTAAcatttcctcaacaaaattgaGACAGggttttgtttcttttggtTGTTATAGGTCGGTCAAGTGCAGATGAAGAGGAAGTGATGGGTTAGTATATGAAAAGGAATTAGGTATAGCTGGaaattaagatatttttttcatattgggGCCACATGAGTTGACAAAAAGCAGTGGTGGAGTATTTTAATTttgtgctactttatacttctactgcacaacacttcagagggaaatattttactttttactgcacttcGTTTATTTAACAACTGTAGTTACAAGTTACTTTTTAGatcaacattttacaaacaaacatgtgataagcatataaaatataatgctGTGTTATACATTTTTCTACCTAAAAGTATATAAAGCATTTAAAATTAGTTCCACCTCAACTAAATATAACATTAAAGTACTGTTTAtatgttaatgcatcaataataatgatctagtaatataataatataacactgacagagcagacttttgtacttttactgaagtcaaattttgaatgcaggacttttacttgtaattgagtatttctacagtgtgtcatcattacttttactttaataaatGATTTGAATAGTTCTTCCTACACTGGCAAAAAGCTGAACTGGAGGTGTGAGACTGATGCTATTGTGCAATAACACAGATAAAGGCTTACGCTAAACTGTGCAGTGCTGACCTTAAGTAACACTAAGTTAAATGCATTTCGTCCTTGTTTGTGTTTGGTTTGAATGTCAAAACCAGCCAgcacatattttagtgtaccatcacacacacacatgtttgtgTGATTGTGGCTTGGTGATAAACATCTCCTGTGAGTGCAGTACCTCATGGTCTGGGTCTCTGACTGTCACAGTGACGCCGAGGTGAGGCGAGTGGGAGAGCGCCTTCAGATCCCAAGGCTCCAACAAGAAAAAACCTGAAGGTAAAACACAGACTCTCATATGAGTGCATTCACATACACATTCCcacacagttgtagtcaaggtcATTGTAAAGATTTGCAATAAGGATTAGATTGAGCATAAAGAGgaaatataaatgcattttatatCGGGATTTACAGTAAAATCCATAGTTTTAATGTGTATATGTAATATAGTATTATACTCCTATTCCTTGACATGTTACTGTTTAAACAAATTTCACTCAAGTACACAAATGCTCTTATTTCTCTGTCTGTCATTGTAGGACTAATTGTAGGAAATATGAAGTAAATTTGAGTACAATGCATGGGATattctttacattttcatggctatttgttgttgttgaagcacAGAACAAATCACAAAGAATTGCTTTTGCACTTGCTGAAATAAGAGACACACTATCATGGAGGTACATATAACGTTACTGTGTGACTCAACAATTACGTGGCAATTCACAATACAGTTTTCCAAATCTAATTCAACATTCATTACGTTTGTTGAGATTGCAAACGACACTCAGGAGGAATATTCCCTCTCCAGGACTCACCGGTGACCAGCATGTCTTCAGGAACCTCCTCGATGATGCACTTTTCCTGCTGCTCTCCTAGATCAAAATACATGGCTGCTGCCAACATCAGGTAACACTGCAGGAGGAAGCCAATGCCTCGCAAACTCATTTTCAGTTAACAATGAGCTATTAAATTACAATACACGTGACGATGACCGAATGTTTGGCCTGTAGTTCCagttgacttttgtttttgtagatCTGCAAATTCTAGCTTAAGATTGAGGTATTTTTCATCGACTACAGCCGAACACACGTGTCCTATATAGCAGATATTTAGGCTGGAAGGCTATGAGAGGGACAGTTGGAGTGTGAGAAACTCACAGGTGCTGCTTTGTGTGACGAGACATTCTGGTTGTTTTGTGACTGGTTAAACTGGGAGCCAATGGCAAAGCTGCTAAAAATAGTGCTCATAATACGCCAACATACAAGTAGGAGTAGCATTGTGACACTTAACCCTGTGGTGATAATGATGGGCTCAGCATACAGCACTATATGCAATATTattgccttttttcttttttgcaaattacttaatttatcctttttaaatgacaaagatgacagttttaaaactaatgaaatacttgtttattgttaaatttatttattgttgagccactttggttgcatctggttgctatAATACAGAATATCTGCAGGAGTAAAAATATTGGCATATGGTAGAGTACTttctctggatgaagggaagacCGAAGcatgtagggagagaggacggacccgccAGTGGGTGTaatcatttctcctccattgttgttgttcagcacttgtagcctaTATGTGTAGGATGTGACAGTTGGTCTTTGtctcctccattgtgattggacggctgggtGACAGTGACGAGTGTAGCGTTTTACCCGAAGTTGAACACTTTTCAACTCTCGGTGGCCAGAAAAAAAACTCTATATGTGCAGTGCTCagcgcagaatagacgctcagcgcCTCATCACGCTATACATGTCCACCAGATCCAACGAGGACGCTAGGGGAGTTGCTGCTCCAGTCAACTGGCCTTTCAAGCGGTGACATACCCTATCggggaatgcacctgattggtccctggttttctgctcgctgtttcaaacaggaaacaacatggtcgcctgctcataaactttctgtttttttgtctaaacaCTCCagcaaaatctacttctgaaaacatttcaggcgaGCAATAGGCTATGCCGCTGCtgaattttgtttcattttaaaaactatATCACCAAGTTTGACAGCTTCGTCCAAGTTTAATGAGCTGGACGTGTCGCGCTGgatgggctcatttgcataaagttgagatttttcaagtacAGACCTCCTCCAACTCGCCGCCGCATTTCCACCGGATCTGGTGTGTCAATAGcgcagtattgcaatattgcggttatatATTCTCAATATTCTCTGTTGCGATTATACAGAAATATTTACCGATTAGTATAATAGTGTAAGAGCTTCAGTACATGGGATTAAACATGTTGGTGTTAATATTGCAGTAGACTTGTTTCCACCGCAGGGCCTGCTCTCTCTGTAGTTATCACACTAAATTGAAAGTGATAGATGTTTAACTGTGCCCTGAGGGATAAATCACTAGCTACTAAACAAGATGCAGGAAGAGCAAGTAACATATCCATGAAAGTGTTTATCCACTTTGGTTGTCCCTCCAGGGCGAGAATATGTATGAGCACACTGAACTGTAGTATAGAGATTGATGGTTAATCTTGACAAATGCACTTCTCATCCGGCTTACTGACTTATCTCTTATTTTTCTAAATATGGTGTTCACTTTTTAACCTTTTAGGCAGTAATGATTACCAGCCTCACAGGGCCTGTTACTACATTATGAAAGAGTTCAAATGTCTTTGGAAATTGAGAGGAAATTGTAATCCAAACCATTACATACAGTAGTTGCCATATGCTAACCCCCACACAGAATAAATCCTTCTCATTTTTAGCATCTGCAAAAGTTGTTTTTCCTCAAAGTCAGCTAAGAGTcagtttttcttctcctcccacACTTCAGTAGTTTTACAGAAAGTGTGAATACTAGATCAACACGTTTAATGTACCTGGCTGCCATTGAAATAGTAGATTCAGTTTTAAACTGCATTGGATTTATATTGTGTGTCTGTCTTGTCTTGTGAACCATATAGTGTTACCTATCAGATAGTTCTTACAGTAtttaagcgtctttgagattaatataaagcgctatataaatccaatatattattattattattattatttccttctgccattttgaaaacatttttaacagatttttCCTGTGGCAAGAGTATTGATCTTGTTGTTTTTCGTatattgtaaacattactgcagTGGGACACAGTATATGCCAGTTTTCACTTTTCTGAGCATACCAAAAGAAATTTCTAGACACCAGGGGCGGTATTAAAGAAACTTCTCAACTTGCAGATCCTATCTTAACCatttggtaaccatggtaaaTAGGGTTAGGATCTGATTTAGGAAATAGCCATTACAAATGAACAGTTCCTATGTCAATGTTACTAACTTAAGATAGGAAGAGTGAATTACACAAGCATCCTAACTTCCCAAAACCTTAAATAAACTCTCCTAACTTTCACCTTTCCACCACTTTTCTTCTCTTTGGACATAAGAGC
This DNA window, taken from Sebastes umbrosus isolate fSebUmb1 chromosome 9, fSebUmb1.pri, whole genome shotgun sequence, encodes the following:
- the si:ch211-255i20.3 gene encoding transmembrane emp24 domain-containing protein 11, whose product is MSLRGIGFLLQCYLMLAAAMYFDLGEQQEKCIIEEVPEDMLVTGFFLLEPWDLKALSHSPHLGVTVTVRDPDHEILMSKRYGKFGKFTFTAHASGQHYLCFQTNSTRFAVFAGERLKLHLDVQMGEHSIEPNTDKTKDNLETLENSLRHLIDQMMFIIRQQEYQRDKEEVFRDISESTNSKVLWWAVVQTSVLLSVGFWQMKRLKDFFIAKKLV